The following proteins come from a genomic window of Trifolium pratense cultivar HEN17-A07 linkage group LG4, ARS_RC_1.1, whole genome shotgun sequence:
- the LOC123920149 gene encoding uncharacterized protein LOC123920149 — protein MEEMGSSSSTPLPNHNKTSFGSSLKKSCLSFAVSIQETFRYAKAFFVGQAKTITAKNEKEASEAELEATKKQVEAADAAENIKNRLNNQHN, from the exons ATGGAAGAGATgggttcttcatcttcaactcCTTTGCCAAATCACAACAAGACTTCTTTTGGGTCTAGCCTGAAAAAGAGTTGCCTATCTTTTGCTGTTTCTATACAAGAAACCTTTAGATATGCAAAAGCCTTCTTTGTGGGTCAG GCAAAGACTATAACAGCAAAGAATGAGAAGGAAGCAAGTGAAGCTGAACTTGAGGCTACAAAGAAACAGGTTGAGGCTGCTGATGCTGCTGAAAACATCAAGAATAGACTCAATAATCAGCATAACTAA
- the LOC123920148 gene encoding kinetochore protein NUF2 homolog, which yields MSNYEYPRLPRKEIVQVLSQFGIASVTENEISNPKSVVVLDLYTRILNHLDFLPEEDNDQLQFDSLERLENPDLHLGSVRVIKIYHKIKQMLTALECPNKFTFNMADLVKPDPHRTEFFLGALLNFCLYRDSRMNSISPIVDEFNDLEQKILDIENTKIVQLKLAIAEIKEARERDMPSVQEVDSKVNELRQTISNLNNKQMSLRTTLKKLKEKNVEMDDKISGAEFRLVQNVQENGNLLSKIVQSPNKVQRALEEKKLAREVARNAERLAMHTFHEKTSHVEVLSKVHKKMSKHYRQMQAIQEQVSSSKSVEKDLKAIKAKLGDEEVLEKSLDVKLVEMQSKVEHLEGSKKQLEKECSSVTEEGTKYLSSKKSEVESKRLVIETRQRNVEAMLSKVDAVNSTITSVKESATVKVDQLDGKRREIVEEFHKYSNSIAHVVESGLKDATIKGAGFDN from the exons ATGTCGAACTACGAGTACCCGAGGCTACCGAGGAAGGAAATAGTTCAAGTCTTATCCCAATTTGGAATAGCATCTGTCACCGAGAATGAAATCTCTAACCCTAAATCCGTTGTTGTTTTGGATCTCTACACTCGTATCCTGAACCATCTCGATTTTCTCCCTGA GGAAGACAATGACCAACTTCAGTTCGATTCGTTAGAGCGTCTTGAGAATCCTGATCTTCACCTTGGATCAGTTCGCGTTATCAAGATTTACCACAAGATCAAACAAATGCTCACCGCTCTTGAATGTCCGAACAAGTTCACATTTAACATGGCCGATCTTGTCAAGCCTGATCCTCATCGAACCGAGTTCTTCCTTGGCGCTCTTCTCAATTTCTGTCTCTACAG GGATTCGAGAATGAATTCCATATCACCAATTGTTGACGAATTCAACGATTTAGAACAGAAAATATTGGACATTGAAAATACCAAGATAGTCCAg TTGAAATTGGCGATTGCTGAAATCAAAGAAGCCAGGGAAAGAGATATGCCTTCTGTTCAGGAAGTGGACTCAAAAGTGAATGAGCTGCGTCAAACGATCTCAAACCTGAACAACAAACAGATGTCTCTGAGGACTACTCTAAAGAAGTTGAAGGAGAAAAATGTGGAAATGGATGATAAG ATTTCTGGTGCTGAATTTAGACTGGTACAAAATGTTCAAGAGAATGGAAATCTACTGTCAAAGATTGTCCAATCACCTAATAAAGTACAG AGGGCTTTAGAGGAAAAGAAGTTAGCTCGAGAGGTGGCAAGAAATGCTGAAAGATTAGCCATGCACACTTTCCATGAGAAGACTTCCCATGTTGAAGTTTTATCCAAG GTTcacaaaaaaatgtcaaaacacTACAGGCAGATGCAGGCTATACAAGAACAG GTGAGTTCTTCTAAATCTGTTGAAAAGGATCTCAAAGCAATAAAAGCTAAACTTGGCGATGAAGAAGTACTGGAGAAGTCACTTGATGTCAAATTGGTTGAAATGCAAAGTAAAG TCGAGCATCTGGAAGGGTCGAAGAAGCAGTTGGAGAAAGAATGCAGTTCTGTGACCGAGGAAGGAACTAAATATCTAAGCAGTAAAAAATCAGAGGTGGAATCAAAGAGACTTGTCATTGAAACTAGACAGAGAAATGTTGAGGCTATGTTATCAAAG GTGGATGCTGTAAATAGTACAATAACCTCGGTTAAAGAATCTGCAACAGTTAAAGTGGACCAGTTAGATGGTAAACGCAGAGAGATAGTCGAAGAG TTTCACAAGTATTCCAATTCGATTGCACATGTGGTTGAATCTGGGCTAAAGGATGCAACCATTAAAGGAGCTGGGTTTGACAATTAG
- the LOC123920150 gene encoding uncharacterized protein LOC123920150 isoform X2, whose amino-acid sequence MRSHRHGSSARYGSSPNDFEGVSAHFDVPFVQAPSFPTLSINVMNLLNSSSTNLKVETNRITSIYNITNDDVAMCQFFFAIIDHEKKRTFVLRKDGLPDAGSMGVSNSFYGSKLFLNDELPKVAAYIERMNAANVELTQVVSQMSGSMVLSVADDLLQTPRMTIEELIESTQKCYGSVLAWACEFRYRCRINESLSDILHPPTNKPVGKRSADVDEGDVTTSKETKLPCVKIEGAK is encoded by the exons ATGCGCTCTCACCGCCATGGAAGCTCTGCAAg GTATGGTTCATCACCAAATGATTTTGAAGGAGTATCTGCCCATTTTGATGTTCCTTTTGTTCAA GCTCCCTCATTTCCTACACTTTCCATTAATGTGATGAATCTTTTGAATTCAA GTAGTACTaatttgaaagttgaaactaatAGAATAACATCCATCTATAACATCA CCAATGATGATGTAGCTATGTGTCagtttttttttgcaattattGATCATGAAAAGAAGAGGACATTTGTTTTGCGTAAAGATGGCCTTCCTGATGCTG GTTCAATGGGAGTCTCGAATTCTTTTTATGGATCCAAGTTATTCTTAAATGATGAACTTCCCAAGGTAGCTGCCTACATAGAAAG GATGAATGCTGCAAATGTAGAGTTAACTCAAGTTGTTAGCCAAATGTCTGGCTCTATGGTACTAAGTGTGGCTGATGATTTGTTGCAAACACCTAGGATGACTATTGAAGAGCTAATTGAATCTACTCAG AAATGCTATGGTTCTGTGTTGGCATGGGCCTGTGAGTTTCGATACCGATGCAG GATCAATGAGTCTCTCTCTGATATACTTCATCCACCAACAAACAAGCCAGTCGGAAAGAGGTCTGCTGATGTTGACGAAGGCGATGTTACGACTTCAAAGGAAACCAAGCTTCCATGTGTGAAGATTGAGGGTGCTAAGTGA
- the LOC123920150 gene encoding uncharacterized protein LOC123920150 isoform X4 — protein sequence MRSHRHGSSARYGSSPNDFEGVSAHFDVPFVQAPSFPTLSINVMNLLNSTNDDVAMCQFFFAIIDHEKKRTFVLRKDGLPDAGSMGVSNSFYGSKLFLNDELPKVAAYIERMNAANVELTQVVSQMSGSMVLSVADDLLQTPRMTIEELIESTQKCYGSVLAWACEFRYRCRINESLSDILHPPTNKPVGKRSADVDEGDVTTSKETKLPCVKIEGAK from the exons ATGCGCTCTCACCGCCATGGAAGCTCTGCAAg GTATGGTTCATCACCAAATGATTTTGAAGGAGTATCTGCCCATTTTGATGTTCCTTTTGTTCAA GCTCCCTCATTTCCTACACTTTCCATTAATGTGATGAATCTTTTGAATTCAA CCAATGATGATGTAGCTATGTGTCagtttttttttgcaattattGATCATGAAAAGAAGAGGACATTTGTTTTGCGTAAAGATGGCCTTCCTGATGCTG GTTCAATGGGAGTCTCGAATTCTTTTTATGGATCCAAGTTATTCTTAAATGATGAACTTCCCAAGGTAGCTGCCTACATAGAAAG GATGAATGCTGCAAATGTAGAGTTAACTCAAGTTGTTAGCCAAATGTCTGGCTCTATGGTACTAAGTGTGGCTGATGATTTGTTGCAAACACCTAGGATGACTATTGAAGAGCTAATTGAATCTACTCAG AAATGCTATGGTTCTGTGTTGGCATGGGCCTGTGAGTTTCGATACCGATGCAG GATCAATGAGTCTCTCTCTGATATACTTCATCCACCAACAAACAAGCCAGTCGGAAAGAGGTCTGCTGATGTTGACGAAGGCGATGTTACGACTTCAAAGGAAACCAAGCTTCCATGTGTGAAGATTGAGGGTGCTAAGTGA
- the LOC123920150 gene encoding uncharacterized protein LOC123920150 isoform X1, translated as MRGMEDRNNSHMLKYGSSPNDFEGVSAHFDVPFVQAPSFPTLSINVMNLLNSSSTNLKVETNRITSIYNITNDDVAMCQFFFAIIDHEKKRTFVLRKDGLPDAGSMGVSNSFYGSKLFLNDELPKVAAYIERMNAANVELTQVVSQMSGSMVLSVADDLLQTPRMTIEELIESTQKCYGSVLAWACEFRYRCRINESLSDILHPPTNKPVGKRSADVDEGDVTTSKETKLPCVKIEGAK; from the exons ATGAGAGGAATGGAAGATAGAAATAATTCTCATATGTTGAA GTATGGTTCATCACCAAATGATTTTGAAGGAGTATCTGCCCATTTTGATGTTCCTTTTGTTCAA GCTCCCTCATTTCCTACACTTTCCATTAATGTGATGAATCTTTTGAATTCAA GTAGTACTaatttgaaagttgaaactaatAGAATAACATCCATCTATAACATCA CCAATGATGATGTAGCTATGTGTCagtttttttttgcaattattGATCATGAAAAGAAGAGGACATTTGTTTTGCGTAAAGATGGCCTTCCTGATGCTG GTTCAATGGGAGTCTCGAATTCTTTTTATGGATCCAAGTTATTCTTAAATGATGAACTTCCCAAGGTAGCTGCCTACATAGAAAG GATGAATGCTGCAAATGTAGAGTTAACTCAAGTTGTTAGCCAAATGTCTGGCTCTATGGTACTAAGTGTGGCTGATGATTTGTTGCAAACACCTAGGATGACTATTGAAGAGCTAATTGAATCTACTCAG AAATGCTATGGTTCTGTGTTGGCATGGGCCTGTGAGTTTCGATACCGATGCAG GATCAATGAGTCTCTCTCTGATATACTTCATCCACCAACAAACAAGCCAGTCGGAAAGAGGTCTGCTGATGTTGACGAAGGCGATGTTACGACTTCAAAGGAAACCAAGCTTCCATGTGTGAAGATTGAGGGTGCTAAGTGA
- the LOC123920150 gene encoding uncharacterized protein LOC123920150 isoform X3 produces MRGMEDRNNSHMLKYGSSPNDFEGVSAHFDVPFVQAPSFPTLSINVMNLLNSTNDDVAMCQFFFAIIDHEKKRTFVLRKDGLPDAGSMGVSNSFYGSKLFLNDELPKVAAYIERMNAANVELTQVVSQMSGSMVLSVADDLLQTPRMTIEELIESTQKCYGSVLAWACEFRYRCRINESLSDILHPPTNKPVGKRSADVDEGDVTTSKETKLPCVKIEGAK; encoded by the exons ATGAGAGGAATGGAAGATAGAAATAATTCTCATATGTTGAA GTATGGTTCATCACCAAATGATTTTGAAGGAGTATCTGCCCATTTTGATGTTCCTTTTGTTCAA GCTCCCTCATTTCCTACACTTTCCATTAATGTGATGAATCTTTTGAATTCAA CCAATGATGATGTAGCTATGTGTCagtttttttttgcaattattGATCATGAAAAGAAGAGGACATTTGTTTTGCGTAAAGATGGCCTTCCTGATGCTG GTTCAATGGGAGTCTCGAATTCTTTTTATGGATCCAAGTTATTCTTAAATGATGAACTTCCCAAGGTAGCTGCCTACATAGAAAG GATGAATGCTGCAAATGTAGAGTTAACTCAAGTTGTTAGCCAAATGTCTGGCTCTATGGTACTAAGTGTGGCTGATGATTTGTTGCAAACACCTAGGATGACTATTGAAGAGCTAATTGAATCTACTCAG AAATGCTATGGTTCTGTGTTGGCATGGGCCTGTGAGTTTCGATACCGATGCAG GATCAATGAGTCTCTCTCTGATATACTTCATCCACCAACAAACAAGCCAGTCGGAAAGAGGTCTGCTGATGTTGACGAAGGCGATGTTACGACTTCAAAGGAAACCAAGCTTCCATGTGTGAAGATTGAGGGTGCTAAGTGA
- the LOC123920150 gene encoding uncharacterized protein LOC123920150 isoform X5, giving the protein MNLLNSSSTNLKVETNRITSIYNITNDDVAMCQFFFAIIDHEKKRTFVLRKDGLPDAGSMGVSNSFYGSKLFLNDELPKVAAYIERMNAANVELTQVVSQMSGSMVLSVADDLLQTPRMTIEELIESTQKCYGSVLAWACEFRYRCRINESLSDILHPPTNKPVGKRSADVDEGDVTTSKETKLPCVKIEGAK; this is encoded by the exons ATGAATCTTTTGAATTCAA GTAGTACTaatttgaaagttgaaactaatAGAATAACATCCATCTATAACATCA CCAATGATGATGTAGCTATGTGTCagtttttttttgcaattattGATCATGAAAAGAAGAGGACATTTGTTTTGCGTAAAGATGGCCTTCCTGATGCTG GTTCAATGGGAGTCTCGAATTCTTTTTATGGATCCAAGTTATTCTTAAATGATGAACTTCCCAAGGTAGCTGCCTACATAGAAAG GATGAATGCTGCAAATGTAGAGTTAACTCAAGTTGTTAGCCAAATGTCTGGCTCTATGGTACTAAGTGTGGCTGATGATTTGTTGCAAACACCTAGGATGACTATTGAAGAGCTAATTGAATCTACTCAG AAATGCTATGGTTCTGTGTTGGCATGGGCCTGTGAGTTTCGATACCGATGCAG GATCAATGAGTCTCTCTCTGATATACTTCATCCACCAACAAACAAGCCAGTCGGAAAGAGGTCTGCTGATGTTGACGAAGGCGATGTTACGACTTCAAAGGAAACCAAGCTTCCATGTGTGAAGATTGAGGGTGCTAAGTGA